The sequence ACCGGAATTGACCAGGACGCCATATTCCGTGAAGGGAAGCGACGCCGGAGCTGCACTCCCGGCGGCTTGAATGACAGGCGGAATGGGCAGCCTGTATTTGACGGCAAATTCATAATCGCGCGTATCGTGGGCGGGAACGGCCATGACGCAACCGGTCCCATAAGTGGCGAGCACATAATCGGCGATCCAGATGGGAATCTGCGCACCGGTCAGCGGGTGGATGGCATAAGCGCCGGTAAAAGTGCCTGTTTTTTCTTTGACGGTGGAGAGACGTTCGATTTCGGTTTGCTTTTTGGTTTCTTCCTGGTAGGCAGCAACCGCTGCCAGTCGGTCTGGACTGGTGATTTGAGCGACCAGCGGCTGCTCCGGCGCCAAGACAATATAGGAGGCGCCGAAAAGCGTATCCGCGCGGGTAGTGAAGACACGGATCTTCAGATCCGGCTGCGCAGCCACGGCAAAATCGATGTGGCTGCCTTCGGAACGCCCGATCCAATTACGCTGTTTGATTTTGGTGCTCTCCGGCCAGTTCAGCGCATCCAGGCCATTCAATAGTTCCTCGGCGTAAGCGGTGATCTTGAAGAACCATTGAGTCAGGTTTTTTTTGGTCACGGGTGTTTCGCAGCGTTCACATTTGCCATCTACGACCTGTTCATTGGCCAGCACGGTCTGACAGCCGGGGCACCAATTAACCGGCGCCATTTTACGATAAGCCAACCCTTTCTCATAGAATTTCAGAAAGATCCACTGGGTCCATTTGTAATAGTCCGGATCGCAGGTCATCAGTTCATAATCCCAATCAAACGTGGCGCCCATTTCTTTCAGCTGTTTTTCCATGGAAGCAATGTTGGCCAGAGTAGAATCCATGGGATGGATGCCGGACTTGATCGCAAAATTCTCCGCCGGCAATCCGAACGCGTCAAAACCCATGGGATGGAACACTTCATAACCCTGCATTCTCTTCATGCGGGACCAGCTGTCGGTCATGCCATAATTATACCAATGACCGACGTGCAATTTGTAGCCGGAAGGATAAGAGAACATTTCCAAACAATAGAGTTTTTTATCTACTTTCTCCGGGTGAAATTTGTAGAGCTGGGTTTCCTGCCAACGCTTCTGCCATTTCAGGTCAGTCTGACGATTGTAACGACTCATTTGCTTCACTCCTTTTCTACTGAATTTTCCTTTCCCGCGGCTGATGCAAAAACAAAAAACAAAACTTGTTTTGTCCTTTGTCTCGCGGCAGGCCGGGCCCTGCTTTTCTTGCTACCGAAAATAAAAAAACTCCGTTGTCTCAAAATAAGAGACGACGGAGCCGCGGTACCACTCTTGTTGAAATCATGCTTTGGGCATAATTTCCACTTACAGCAGATAACGTATGCTGACGGACGGAGCCAATCCGTCTGCCTTCCAAAGCGAGTTCCCTGCTTTTTGTTGCTGTCTCGCAGCGCCCGACAGCTCTCTGAAAACAAAACCGGCAGCTACTGCTCTCTGATCATCGGCATGTTGATATTAAGTGAATTATAGAACGAAATCCGGCTTGTGTCAAATACTTTTCGCTAAGAATCACTGTTTTTTCCAGGTTTCCTGTAAAAATGCTTTACGTTCCTCTACCGCTTTGTCAGCATGATATTTTTCGGTTTCACGGCGCGCATAATCCTGATGGTAATCTTCCGCCGGATAAAAAGTTTCAGCCGGTAAAATACGGGTCACGATCGGTTTCTGAAACTTACCGGAAGCAGCCAAGTCCGCTTTGGATTGTTCCGCCGCCAAACGCTGGCTTTCATCATGATAGAAAATAGCGGTGCGATACGAGCTGCCCCGGTCGCTGAATTGACCGCCCTCATCGGTGGGATCAATTTGCTGCCAATAGATGGCTAACAATTCGGGGTAAGAAATGACCCGCTCGTCATAGGTCAGGCGGATCGCTTCCAGATGCCCGCTCTTTTGCGCCCGAACTTCCTGATAGGTTGGATTGGCTAAAAACCCGCCGGTATAACCGGAAATTACCTGTAAAACGCCTTCGTAACAGTCAAAAGGCAAAACCATACACCAGAAACAACCGCCGGCAAAGGTTGCTGTTTTTATCTGTTCGTTCATTGTTCACTCCCCTTTTGAGCCTGATCGGCATCAAGGTAAATTCAGTTGCTCCGAATTGGAAGCGTTTCTCTTGGAAGAAGGCTGCAGAGCTGCCTTCATAACCAGGTGCTGCGCCAGGAGACTGCGCTTCCCGGCTACTGCGTATTGACTAAAAAACAGATGCCGCCGGCACCGCAGTACCTGCACCGACCGGCATGCGGGCGGCAGCGGATCTTCGTTCTTCTCCACTAAAACACCGCTTTGCCAGATAGGCAAACGTAGGGTTAGTGATCGTCGTTATCCGGCAAAGATAAATATCGGTTTTCGCTGCTCCCGTAGCCCTAAAAAATTCGCTCCTGATAAAGGAACACCCGGCAGATTCTTTTCTATTCTCCTGCCGGATGTTTTATTTCAAAGTGCTCTGAATCCTACAGCAATTTCTGCAGTTCGAGTTCGTGTTTGATTAAAATGCCGTCCTGTCCAACCAGAGGTATTTCCGGTTTCAGCTTCCGTAAAGGCTCGATCGTATTCAGATATAAATTAGAGAACTCAAAACCGCGTTTTTGATAAAAGCGCAATGCTTCAACATTATCATTCGTGGTGATCAGCCAAATACGTTTGCAGCCGGCTTCTCTGGCGGCATCTTCCATACTGCGCAGCAGCGAAGAGCCCAAGCCTACTTTATTGAGCAGCGAATTGATGGTAACCAATTCGCACTCTTCCCCGCGAATATCGTAGGTAATCAGGCCGACGATGAAACCATCCTGGTAGACAATAAATCCGGGCAGTGTGTCAGTTTGCAGTACTCCTTTGGAATGCACATTTTTACTGGCACCCCAATGTTCCTGAAGAAATTCAGACATCTTCGGACGGTCTGTATCGGAAATGCGACGAATTACATATTGGCTCAACACTATCCACTCCTTTACAATCTGAGATCGCTCTTTGGTAAGGCAGCAAGCCCTGGATTCCCATAACCATTGTTCCAATTATTCGCCTTAGCCGAAGCAAAAACCTTTGACATAATTCGTAAATTAACGTGTCGTTTTTCAGACGGAGCAAGACGATCGGTTTTAGTGCACTCTTGGCGCAGCTCTGCCTTTTTGGGGCCGTAAGGCTGTCCAAAACAACAGAAAGAAGCTGGATTATATTCTTGCACAGCAAGCGGCTTTGAAGGTATAATGGAACACATTGGCACGGTAGCTCAGTTGGTAGAGCAGCGGACTGAAAATCCGCGTGTCGCCAGTCCGATTCTGGCCTGTGCCACCAGTTTATGGCGGAGTAGCTCAGCTGGCAGAGCAAGCGGTTCATACCCGCTGTGTCGTTGGTTCGATTCCGACTTCCGCCACCAGAACAAGGTCCCGATTTTGAATCAATCAAAATCGGGACCTTGTCGTCAGGAAAAGATTCGCACGCTGACCCGCAGCCGGCCTTTCCGGGTTTCCTGCTCGATTCCATCGTAGAGAAAGCGGCCAAAGCTCCGTACCGAAACGATGCTGCCTGCCGCCGGTGTCGCACTGGTATTTTCGCAGACACGGCTGTTGACAGAGACCATCCCTTTGGCAAAAAGTTGCTGACTCTCGCTGCGGGAGAGGTGGTAGACCGCAGCAACCATGGCATCCAGACGTTCGGAGGCGATGACAATTTGACTGGGATCGGGGATTTGATTGATAAAATCAGGCGCCGCAGTCAGTGAACAGCGAACCGTAGTGTGTTTTACTTGTTTTAATTCTGCGATGATGTAATCTGCAATCGAGGCAAGGCAGAAGAGATAGCCACAGTTTTCATGAATGATGATATCTCCTAAGACTTCTCGTTTTAAACCCAGGGCCAGAACAGAGCCGAGGAAATCCCGGTGACTGAGTTGATCCGCAAATTTCTGTGAACAAGGGGCAATGCAGATACAGGCAACCGGTGCAATCGAAGGCGCGTCTTCCGGTGCAAACATGCCAAAACAGGCAACTTTTCGTTCGGCGGCAGCATAACCACCCATTAAGGTAAAGGCAGCCGAATTTTGATCAAACGCGGTCCGAAGCAGCACTTCTTGCTCGGCGCGGTTTAAAAAATCGGTATAGAGGCCGGTGTCACGCCGAAAGGCGCGGTGAGCCAGCTCCGTAAATCTTTTCATCAAGAGAGTATCGTCTTCTGTCATATCTGCGGCTCCTTCCTGGATTCATTTGCTGCTTTTATCGAGCAGGCCATCAGTGAAAAGCGATATGCAGAATCATCATGATGGCAAAGCCCATCAGGGCACCCGGCGGGCCAGGGTTGCTGTGCGCCTTGTGTGCTTCCGGGACAAGTTCATCAATGACAACATAGAGCATGGAACCGGCAGCAAAAGCGAGCAGGTAGGTCATGATACCGCCATGCAGACGGATAAAACAGCGCCGATGAGGGCGGAGATCAGCTCGACCAGGCCGGCTGCGGCTGCGAAGCTGAACGCTCTGCGCTTGGAGAAACCTTAGCTTTGCAAAGGCAGCGAGACCGTTGCTCCTTCGGTTATGTTTTGCAGCGCAGATCGGGTATCCATTGAGCAGGTTGAACGAGCGAGACCCTCTGCCTGGACTATTATTCTCTTTGAGCCGGATTTTTCCTTTGCCGATAAAGCGGCAATCCGGTTATTTAACAAAATTGGCAGCCTGCCAAAGCCAAGCGGGTTTGGATGGCATTTGTACACAAGCGTGCCGCCGGCCGCGAAAGAGGTTTTACTCCGCAGCGAGCCGAATTAAGAAAGGCTTGCTTTTGCGGGAAGCGGGCACTCGATTTCAGGCGGTGAATTGAAAAAAGGAAGAACCTCATCCTGCTCAAGGGTACGCTGGGCGCCGGCAAAACGACGACCGGCAGAGCGCTGCAGCAATTGCTGCCGGGTTGTGTTTTTTTGGATGGCGACCGGTGCTGGGATATGCGGCCTTTTGTGGTCGATGCAAAAACAAAAAAGATGGTTGAACAGAATATTGATTATCGGCTGAATATTTTCCTGCACGGCTCTGTCTGCCAGAATGTGTTTTTTTGTTGGGCCATGCACGAACAGGCAATTTTGGATTCTCTGCCGGCAGCATTGAATCCGGCTGATCAGCGGGTTTATCGAGTAAAGCCGTAAAACCCCTTGCTTTAGCTATAGGGAGTGTCAACAATTTTCTTTGGTTTGTTCGGAACAAGCCCTGAGCAAACGGCTGGAATTGGATGTCGCAGCCGGCCTGCGGGCGGCGGAAGGAACCGCCGGAAGTATTCCCCGGCTGCAGAATGATCAGCGCATGGCAACGCTGAAGATGGAGACAAGCGAGATCTCTGCTACTCAGGCAGCAGAAAAAATACTTTCCTAAAAAATACTTTCCTGCTTTCATGCCGGTTCGAGCGAAAAAGGTTCGGTCTGGCAGGTCATGCGGGTTGATTTCTTTTGAGAGGGAGTGATGCAATTGGCCGTTGAACTGAGTCTAGTTAATTCTGCCCTGTTACAAAAACAAGCAGTCAATGAAATTTTGGGATTGAACCAGGTCACCCGTCAGTATGGCTTGACTTTGAGCCAAAGCCAGGCGGTTGAATTGGTAGAAACCCGTGCCCTGGCGCTGCGGCAAACCGGACGGATTGAAATCGGCGGCGGTGTCATCGATAAAATGATCAGCGCCTTTGCCGATTCTCCCTTCCTGACCAGCTATAATTATGCGGAAACGCTCAATGATTTTATCGAGTTGTTTTATTATTTTAAAAACGAAACACTGGAACAGGTCAGTGACGATGATTTAATCCGTTACATGAGCAAAGCATTTAACGGTGTCTGCCAGGGTTCACTTGAATTATTGGCCGGACGGGAATTGGTCAGAATGGCACACAATATCCGGTTCGGTCTGGCTGTGGATTACGAGGAAAAAGAGCAGGCGGAAGAGGAGGAACAGAATGGAGTACGCTGAACGGCAGGATGACAGGATACCGGCAAATCCAAAGACCGCATTCTATCTGCAAAATCTGTTAAACGAAGCCAGTCGCAGGCAAATTCTCAGCGATGCGGAAATAGAAAAAGTGCAAATGGCTTTGCTCAATCTGCTCGCCGCTAAAATCACGAGCTACACGAGGGACCGCAGCAGTTCGGTTCGCCTGGAGACCGCCGAAACTCTGATGCAGTCGAACCTTTATACGATCGGGTTGTATCTGAAATCGTTGCCCGGTCCGATGCAAGCGATGCAGGCGCTGCGGCAAACTGAGGTAACAGAACTCTATCGTCTGGGCAGGAAGCGCCTGAATGCAAAAATCAGCGTGACGAATCATTTCTATCAGATGCTCAAACAAAACAAAATAGAAACAAAACTGGCGATCTATCAGGCTGCTGTGCTGGAGGAAATCCCACAAGCTCTCAGACTCTATCAGCCGGATTACATGGCCCATGAAATTCCTGCCGCCCCGGATTACCCCTTGGCGCACTCGCCTCTCCATTTGGCAGGAATTGAGTATTTGCAGGATTATGTGCAGTCGCTTTATTATGAAAATGCGTTTTGCGCTTGCTTTTCTGCTGCCGATCTGCAGGCTTTGTGTTTGGCGAATGATCCAACCTATGAAGATACTGTATTTAATCTCTTTCAACTCGTTTATCTCACCGCGATTGGCTGTGAACTGTCTCATCTGAATTTCAGGCAGCTGAGAATAAAGAAAGTTGAGCTGGAAAGCTTAGCCGCTTTCTTGCTGCAGCAAACTGAGGAGCAAATCATCTTGCTCGGCAACGATGCCAGTCAGCAAGTGATCCGACAGTTGAATCTGGGGGACCGCGCACTGATCCAATATCTGGAGGATCAACTGCCGGCTCTGCTCAAAGAGATTCGCTTGGCTGCGAAAGGCGGCGCTCTTGAACAGCTCTTCCGCACAGCCGAAGAGCCTACGAAAACAGAGCGGCAGGTCTTCTCTTTTGGTGATAAAATGGAGGATGCCGCATACAGGGCTGTGTTGGAAGAACTGCATTCCTGCCGCTATTTATCGGATAAATTGGCCATCATTCGGGAAAAATTCCGATCCTTAAGCGATCTGGATGATTTCATACTGGATGGTAATCTGACGGAGCGTGAAACGCTTGCGGTGTTACAGACGCTGGAACCAATAGAAATTGCCGCTCTGGTCAAGCGGCACTGTGGCTCGGCCGATCCGGAGGCGGAAACGGTCAGTGAAGCTGAGGATCCGTTCAGAACAGTTTTGCGTCAATTTATCGCGCAGCAATCTGCGGCAGATCGTCAACAGCTGACAAAAATGGTGAATTCCTTACAAATCGAGTCTTGAATTTCCCACGAACGGTTTTTTTACATTTCATTACACGGGCAGGGTTCACGGGAAGTTATTCTTGTTTAAATCAGGGAATCAGGGTATAATAACGTAACATCAGGTTCGGCAGCGATCGCAAAATCGTGCTGCCGGCGATGGATGAAGTGCTGTCTTTGGCATGTTTCGAGCTAGGATTCACGAAAGGCTGTGAATTGATTGTATAATACCTACGATGAAATGTTGAAATTGCTGATTCAGTATGACAAAAAACTGATTACCAAAGAAGAATTCGAACAGAAGAAAATCGATTTACTGTTGGAAGAAAAGCAGCTGATTCGCAATGAAGATCTGGCAGCACTGCCGGTTTTCCATCCAAACAGCCAAAAAGAAGAAAAAAAGGCGCAGGCCGCCTTAAAAGTAAAACGTTTGGCCGTTTTGCTGATCTCGATGGTGGTTCTGGGCTGTATTACCGGTTTGCTGTTTATGAATTGGCAAGAGCATCAAAGCAATCCGCCGCTGACGGAAGAACCGCAGGTGAATCCAAACGGTTTGCCGGGCTTCTCTCTGGCGTGGACCGATTATTTACACCTGACTCCGGCCGAATTAACAGGCAAACTGGGCGAGCCGCAGGAAATTTTGGCTGAAGTCAGTAAGCAGGGAGCGGAATCCTATCCGTTGCAAATTTATGTCTATCCGGCAACGGCTGCCCGTCAGGCGAAATTGAAATTCTTTTTTTGGCAGGATCAGTTGGTCCGGCTGCAGGCGATTGCTCCGGAACAATGGGCTTACACGACGGATCAGGCCATTGCGCAGGATTTCGGGATTGTACTTTCAGCAACGGCGCAGCTGATTTCGAAGGCGGATGGAGCTCATATCTACCATCGGGTCAGTGATACGGTCGAAGAAATGGCTATTTATAATATCACGGATGCCGGCGGTTACAACAGTGTCGCTCTGACTTTTCAACAGCGTATTTTTGGCGGTCTGGCTGTGACGAATCCGGACTTTTACTGGGCAGGCGCGCAAAACATGGTAAAAGCGGCATTAGCTAGACCGGAAACGGCTGTTTTCAGCACGGACCCACAGGATCACCGCATTTTGGAATATCAGGGTAAAATTTGGATCACCTCTACCGTAACTTATACGAATTCGGCAGGTGAGAAGATTACCAGTGAATTTGTTGCCCGCTTTCTGCCCGGGGATGCGGAAAATCCCAATTATCTGGCGATTGACGGCGATGTTTTATACGAATGGTCGTAAGGAGAGAAGACTATGGGAGCCAAAGTAATTGAATTTGCAATTGTGAAATTCAACGCCGCCCGTGTGATCGGTAAAAGCGTGGTGCAAAGTTTAGGGGCGGCGGAAGAGGATCTGACGATTCCGAATTTGTGGGATGCTTTGCTTTCCAGCGGTAAAATGGGGATCTTATTGGATCTGGACGGTTTGGTGAACGAATGGGACCGCGTTGGCTGGGGCGGGGATGTGGATCCGCAGGGCGGTATTTATACTTATCTGGCGGGAGTCCTGACCGTGGCGGCTACGCCGGTACCCAAAGGATTTGAATACAGGGATATTCCCGAAGGAATTATGGCTTATGCCCAATTGGAAGAAACCAGGAAAGACGGCATCAGCGTTACTTCCTGCGCTTCGGAATTGGTCGCCCGTGAAGCAGCACGCTATGGCTATGTTTATGACGGCTCCCGCGGCAGTTTTGAATTGGAATATTACGCCCGCGCGCGGTATGAAGGGCGCCTGAAGCAGGGGAAGCCGGTCATCCTGGATTATTTCTCCCCGTGTAAAAAAAAAGCTGAGCGTGCCTGACTATAGCCGTGATGCCATCTGTCAAACGACAGGATACCCGCTGCGGTATGAGCGGAGCAGGTATCCTTTCCGTATCGCCGCCGGGCAATCCGCAGGCGCAGACCGGCAGAAAAAGGAAAAGATTTTAGCGAAGAAGCGGGCAGGAAACACGGCATTTTTTTTTGGGGTGAACGGTTTCTTTCTCCGTCGTTCTATGATACAATTCAACCATTCGGTCCGCTGGAATCGAAGAGTTGATTGAATTAGTGAGGCTCAAAACATGATTGGTTTCGGTACAATGGTCAATGCGGCGGCAGTTATCGTCGGAGGAGTATTGGGTTTATTTTTGAAAGGAGGTCTCAGGCAGCGTTTCCAGGATATCCTGATGCAGGCTCTGGGATTGGCGACAGTTTTTATTGGTGTTTCCGGCGCCTTGAAAGGGATGCTGGTGCTTGAGAATGGGATCATTACTACAACCGGAACGATGATGATGGTCCTGTCGCTGGTTCTGGGTGCCCTGCTTGGAGAATGGATTGATCTTGACAGTGCGACGGAACGCTTTGCCGGCTGGTTAAAGCGCAGGACAAAAGCAGAAAATGATTCTTACTTTATTGATGGTTTTGTCGCCACCTCTTTGACGATCTGTGTGGGAGCCATGGCGATTGTTGGTTCCCTGGAGGATGGTTTGACCGGGAACGCCTCGATGCTTTATACGAAAGCGATTCTGGATGGCATTATCACCCTGATTTTTGCCTCTGCCTATGGCAAAGGTGCAATCTTTGCCGTGCTGCCGCTGGTTGCGCTGCAGGGCAGTATTACTGCCTTTGCGCAGCTGCTGCAGCCGATCTTAACGGAGCAAACGATTGCAAATTTTTCCTTTGTTGGTTCCATGCTGATCTTTTGTGTCGGCTGCAATTTGTTGTTTAAAACCAGGATCAAAGTAGCGAATTTATTGCCGGCTTTATTGATGGTTATAGTCTGCGGGTTTTTCCCATTGTAAACAGGTCACTGCGGCAGGATAAGGAGTAAAGGTTGGATGAAAAACTGGATGAAGTACAGTCGTTCGATCGGTTTAATGCTGATTGCCTTATACTTTTTTAGTAAAAATTATATCACATATCCTGATTCGGTTGCTATTGCGATCTGTATCAGCGGAGTCATCCTGCTCTTCGTCGGTTTCGTATTTGATAAGAATGTAAAAAACGGCAAAAAACCGCCGCAGTCATAAGGGAATCAATCGGAAAGCCCGCAGAAGAACGGGCGGAACCCAGGCTCCGGGCAGCAATTCCTGGTTAATCTGGTAGATAGGGAGTGTTAAGCGCTGTGCAGTACCGGCAGGATAAAAGCGGCAAAGATATTTCGATACTGGGTTATGGCTGTATGCGGTTCAGCAAGAATCGCCTGGGCGGGATTGACCTCGCCAAGACGGAGCGGGAGATCATGGCGGCTGTTGCCGCCGGGGTTAATTATTTTGATACGGCTTACGTTTATCCGGGCAGTGAAGCGGCGCTGGGAGAGATCCTGCAGAAAAATCAGTGCCGGGACAGCGTGAAGATTGCCACGAAATTACCGCATTATCTGGTGAAGTCGCGTGACAGCATGGAAAAACATTTTCAGGAACAATTGAACCGTTTACGCACGGATCATATTGATTATTACCTGATGCATATGCTGACGGATGTAAATACTTGGCAGCGGTTAACCGCCATTGGCGCCGCCGAGTGGATTGCAGAAAAGAAAGCCAGCGGCCAGATCGGGCAGATTGGTTTTTCTTATCACGGCAATTCCACGATGTTTTTACAGCTGCTGGATGCTTATGATTGGGATTTTTGTCAAATCCAATATAACTATATCGACGAATTCAGCCAGGCCGGCAAACAAGGATTGCAGGCTGCAAACCGAAAAGCAATTCCGGTGATCATTATGGAACCGCTGCGCGGCGGCCGCCTGGTTGGTTTGCTGCCGGCAGAAGCGAAGGCTGTTTTTGCTGCGGAGAGCAGAAAACGCAGCCCGGCGGAATGGGCCTTGCGCTGGTTGTGGGATCAGGCCGAAGTAACTTGCGTCTTGTCCGGTATGAATTCCCTGGAGATGGTGACGGAAAATCTGCGGGTCGCTGCAGAAGCGCGGCCGGGCGAGTTTACGGAAAAAGAGTTTCAGCTGATCGAGCAGGTAAAAACCATCATCAACAGCCGGACCAAAGTCGGCTGCACCGGCTGCGGCTATTGCATGCCTTGTCCGCAGGGAGTGGATATACCGGGAACCTTTCGCTGTTGGAATGCAATGTATACGGAAAATAAACAGAGCGGCAGAAACGATTATCTGATGAGTACTGTCCTGCGGGCCAAAGCCAGCGGCGCGTCTCATTGCATTGGCTGCGGCAAATGCGAACCGCACTGTCCGCAGGCGATTCCCATCCGTAAGGAACTGAAAAATGCCGCCGCGGATCTGGAAACAATCCGCTATAAGGCGGCCGAAAAAGCGGTCTCTTGGTTTCGGCTTTGGTAAGCAGATAGTTCGGACAAACAGGCGTCGCAAGCGGCGCCTGTTTGTTGTTAACAAGTCAGCGGCGATTGGCTGCTGACAGCGGTCAGAGGAACAGCGGATTCGTTTTGCCAAAGGTGAGCAAAGCAAAGGAATACCGGCTCCGTTTCGCGAAAAAGAAAAAAAAGAGGAAAAGGAGTGACCGCTATGTTGTTGGATGACCGAAGTGTGACGATCTGCCGTTATCTGGAAATCACTTTCGATTTGAATGACTTGTACCGCGAGCAATATGAAGCTATGGCGGAACAGGAGAGCCTGCAGAATTTTGATCTGGAATCGGCAGTGGACAGCCTGAGCGAAGCAAAAATAGAGTTGATTGGGATTTTGGCGGAATGCAATCAGTTATCAGACGAGCCGGCGGCGCCGCAGGAAGCGGATGAAGTATTGCAGGCGATGATCGTCTTTCAGGAATTGCTGCTGCGATGCAGCTTCAATTTTTTGGAGTTCCTCGTTCATTTAGCAGCGAAACCAATTCCTGCCGGGAACAGTTATGCGGACTATCTGGGTCGTCCGGAATGCAGGGAGTTGACCAGACTCGAGGAGATGGGCGAAAAAGCGTTTGACCTGTTGGAGGAATTGGCGGAGCCATTTATGGTAAAGTGGCAGGATGTTGCCGAACAAAACGGGGAGCCTGAGCAAACTGCGCAGGATGAGGAAGACTTTTCCGACACAAAACCCAATGAATTGACCGGATACAATGATCTGGTCACGGCTTTGGAAGAGATTTTCGGTTATTATTTAAAAAACCGCCGGGATGAACGCATCTCGGAATTTTGGCAAAAATTGGCGCATACTTTGGAACATTTCGGTGAAGGTCAGGATAATCACGAGATTTTTGCTTTTTCGTTCGTTCTGCATGCAACGGAAGGTTTGAAATATATTGATTTTTATCTGGATATCGATTCGATTGAAGTATCCTCCGGCGGGTATTTATTCGACGCGAAAACCGGCGGAGATGCTTATACAGACTGGCTTTATAATGTATGGAATAATGGCCGGGAAGTCAACGCAGTGAAAATGGCGGATCTGGCTAATCTTGTGATCATGATGATTAATCTGGGCGTAGAAATTTCGATCGAATTACCGGAGAAATTCGCCGATCCGGAAGAGAAAAAATAAACAGCAGTCGGAAGAACCGGCACGAGCGAGGAAGGCGCAACATATTTTAGCACTCCTGAATCCATCCTTGCAACTTCGTTCGACCGGCTGATTTTGTATCGCGACCGGACCGGCTGCGTTGGTCTTGCGATGAACGGAGCCGGCCGTTCTTTCAAAAAACGTTGGGTGAATAAGATCACCCAACGTTTTTTGAAAGAGCGGAGCCGTTTACTGCGTTTTTTGCAGCTGCAGGCCCAAAATCCGTCCGCCATCCAGCTGCAGACCGCTTATTTTGCCGCTTTGCTCTTTCTGGAAGCGGAAGACGCCGTTGAAATCTTCATTCCAGGCAAAGAAGCTGTCCTCGCCTTCGTCGAAGCGGTAGAGCCGATGCGTGCCATGCCGGAAGTGGCTGACCGATAAGTGACCGTCTTTTAGGCTGACCGTATAATCAGCGGCAATTTCATCACTGTGATAATTGCCGCAATAAGCTTCGGCCGGAGCTTGCTCGACGATGCGATCCGGTGCGGCGGTAAAGACCGTCACGGTTGCTCCGGTCTGGCTGATCAATTTCCCCGGGCAGACCAGCAGTTCGGTGAGACCGTAACCCAAACGATAGCGGTTGCCTTTGATGTGGCGCAGGGGAACTTCACCGCGGTAGAAGAGCCCGTTTTTTTCTTCAATGATGAAAGCCTCCGGACCGGCCGGGTTGAGATAATTCCCTGCTGTCGGCAGTATGACTTGTGCGGTTTCCTCTTCGTGCAGGTCAGCCGTTTCCTCCGGCAAGTCCAGCACAAGATTGACAATCTTCCTGGCCATTAAGCTCATCGGCAGATTCTGCGTGTTGCTCAACAGCACGATGTCCAAATCGGTCTCGGGTAAACGCATGACGTGGGCCCGGAAGGCGGCATCGGCACCGCCGTGTTCCAGATAAGCAAGGCCCTGATATTCGCCGCATTGCAAACCGCCGCCGTAGGGACTGCGCTTGCCATCCGCTAAAATCGGACACTGCAGCATCAAGGCCATTGTTGATGCTGTTCCGATTTTCGGCGTGCGGTAATGGTCCAGCAGCCGCATCAGATCACGGGCGGTGGTGTGCAGGGAAGTGGCGCCGTAGGTGCCGTAGTTCAGCACATTCCAGCTGAAAACACCTTCGCCGTTATCG comes from Negativicutes bacterium and encodes:
- the msrA gene encoding peptide-methionine (S)-S-oxide reductase MsrA, which encodes MNEQIKTATFAGGCFWCMVLPFDCYEGVLQVISGYTGGFLANPTYQEVRAQKSGHLEAIRLTYDERVISYPELLAIYWQQIDPTDEGGQFSDRGSSYRTAIFYHDESQRLAAEQSKADLAASGKFQKPIVTRILPAETFYPAEDYHQDYARRETEKYHADKAVEERKAFLQETWKKQ
- a CDS encoding GNAT family N-acetyltransferase, with amino-acid sequence MSQYVIRRISDTDRPKMSEFLQEHWGASKNVHSKGVLQTDTLPGFIVYQDGFIVGLITYDIRGEECELVTINSLLNKVGLGSSLLRSMEDAAREAGCKRIWLITTNDNVEALRFYQKRGFEFSNLYLNTIEPLRKLKPEIPLVGQDGILIKHELELQKLL
- a CDS encoding YlmH/Sll1252 family protein produces the protein MTEDDTLLMKRFTELAHRAFRRDTGLYTDFLNRAEQEVLLRTAFDQNSAAFTLMGGYAAAERKVACFGMFAPEDAPSIAPVACICIAPCSQKFADQLSHRDFLGSVLALGLKREVLGDIIIHENCGYLFCLASIADYIIAELKQVKHTTVRCSLTAAPDFINQIPDPSQIVIASERLDAMVAAVYHLSRSESQQLFAKGMVSVNSRVCENTSATPAAGSIVSVRSFGRFLYDGIEQETRKGRLRVSVRIFS
- a CDS encoding AAA family ATPase, yielding MLKGTLGAGKTTTGRALQQLLPGCVFLDGDRCWDMRPFVVDAKTKKMVEQNIDYRLNIFLHGSVCQNVFFCWAMHEQAILDSLPAALNPADQRVYRVKP
- a CDS encoding DUF6323 family protein, with translation MAVELSLVNSALLQKQAVNEILGLNQVTRQYGLTLSQSQAVELVETRALALRQTGRIEIGGGVIDKMISAFADSPFLTSYNYAETLNDFIELFYYFKNETLEQVSDDDLIRYMSKAFNGVCQGSLELLAGRELVRMAHNIRFGLAVDYEEKEQAEEEEQNGVR
- a CDS encoding DUF6179 domain-containing protein, which translates into the protein MEYAERQDDRIPANPKTAFYLQNLLNEASRRQILSDAEIEKVQMALLNLLAAKITSYTRDRSSSVRLETAETLMQSNLYTIGLYLKSLPGPMQAMQALRQTEVTELYRLGRKRLNAKISVTNHFYQMLKQNKIETKLAIYQAAVLEEIPQALRLYQPDYMAHEIPAAPDYPLAHSPLHLAGIEYLQDYVQSLYYENAFCACFSAADLQALCLANDPTYEDTVFNLFQLVYLTAIGCELSHLNFRQLRIKKVELESLAAFLLQQTEEQIILLGNDASQQVIRQLNLGDRALIQYLEDQLPALLKEIRLAAKGGALEQLFRTAEEPTKTERQVFSFGDKMEDAAYRAVLEELHSCRYLSDKLAIIREKFRSLSDLDDFILDGNLTERETLAVLQTLEPIEIAALVKRHCGSADPEAETVSEAEDPFRTVLRQFIAQQSAADRQQLTKMVNSLQIES
- a CDS encoding DUF554 domain-containing protein, giving the protein MIGFGTMVNAAAVIVGGVLGLFLKGGLRQRFQDILMQALGLATVFIGVSGALKGMLVLENGIITTTGTMMMVLSLVLGALLGEWIDLDSATERFAGWLKRRTKAENDSYFIDGFVATSLTICVGAMAIVGSLEDGLTGNASMLYTKAILDGIITLIFASAYGKGAIFAVLPLVALQGSITAFAQLLQPILTEQTIANFSFVGSMLIFCVGCNLLFKTRIKVANLLPALLMVIVCGFFPL